The Erigeron canadensis isolate Cc75 chromosome 4, C_canadensis_v1, whole genome shotgun sequence genome window below encodes:
- the LOC122597146 gene encoding heat shock 70 kDa protein BIP1-like, whose protein sequence is MATEEDKSIIGIDLGTSFSCVGVYTNGHVEIIPNEQGNRTTPSWVAFTDSDRLIGEAAKNQASLNAKRTIFHVKKLIGSKFEDKEVQRLMKVVPYKIVNIDGKPYIQVEIKDGETEVFSPEEITAMILTKMKETAEAFLGKRITEAVVSVPISFSDEQRQATMDACLIAGFKDVSLILEPAALVRAYGLVREYVFVYGQHNKDDEEKNIVVIDLVDGKCDVTILGVEYGLFDHLAMADLGGKELNNDNDLFMGVMKKAMKDSGLEKHQIDEIILVGASTKVEQLVRDYFNGKVEPKTSVNPDETITTGAAILGDVLARGAGPDPMC, encoded by the exons ATGGCGACAGAAGAGGACAAAAGTATTATTGGGATTGATCTTGGGACTAGCTTTTCTTGTGTTGGTGTTTATACGAATGGTCATGTTGAAATCATACCCAATGAGCAAGGAAACCGTACCACACCATCATGGGTGGCTTTCACAGACTCTGACAGGCTAATCGGCGAGGCTGCAAAGAATCAGGCATCTCTAAATGCCAAAAGGACCATCTTTCATGTTAAGAAACTTATTGGGAGTAA ATTTGAGGACAAAGAGGTTCAAAGACTCATGAAAGTCGTTCCATACAAAATTGTGAACATAGACGGGAAGCCTTATATCCAAGTTGAAATCAAGGATGGGGAAACCGAGGTTTTCAGTCCGGAAGAGATTACCGCAATGATTCTTACCAAAATGAAGGAGACAGCCGAAGCATTCCTTGGGAAGAGAATCACGGAAGCTGTTGTCTCAGTTCCTA TATCCTTCAGCGATGAACAAAGGCAGGCTACCATGGATGCTTGTTTGATTGCTGGTTTCAAAGACGTATCACTGATTCTCGAACCTGCGGCTCTTGTTCGTGCATATGGTCTTGTTCGTGAATATGTTTTTGTATACGGTCAGCATAACAAGGATGATGAGGAAAAGAACATTGTTGTTATTGACCTGGTTGATGGGAAATGTGATGTTACTATCTTGGGAGTCGAGTATGGTCTTTTTGACCATCTTGCCATGGCCGATCTTGGAGGTAAGGAGCTGAACAACGACAATGATTTGTTTATGGGAGTCATGAAGAAGGCTATGAAGGATTCGGGGTTAGAGAAACATCAGATTGATGAAATCATTCTTGTTGGTGCGAGTACCAAGGTTGAACAACTTGTGAGGGATTACTTTAACGGGAAGGTCGAACCAAAGACAAGTGTCAACCCTGATGAGACAATCACTACCGGTGCGGCTATTTTAGGAGACGTGTTGGCTAGGGGAGCAGGGCCAGATCCGATGTGTTGA